In a genomic window of Pontibacter liquoris:
- a CDS encoding isoaspartyl peptidase/L-asparaginase family protein: MNSRRRFLKLSALGTTALSGLYPIGQAFASSFKGKSNQPIVISTWDHGMPANDAAWQVLAAQGHALDAVEAGVRIPEADPKVRTVGYGGYPDREGHVTLDACIMDKEGNCGSVAFLEHIKHPISVARKVMEETPHVMLVGEGALQFALAQGFEKENLLTPESEKDWQNWLKESKYKPVINIENHDTIGMLALDAHGNLAGACTTSGAAYKMHGRVGDSPIIGAGLFVDNEVGGATATGLGEAVVRMVGSHLVVELMRQGHAPEKACRLAVERIVSKQKNVKDLQVGFIALNKQGEYGGYCIQKGFNYAVRDKRVNKLIDAKSSM, from the coding sequence ATGAATAGCAGACGCAGGTTCCTTAAATTATCCGCCCTGGGCACCACCGCCTTAAGTGGTCTTTATCCGATCGGCCAGGCATTTGCCAGCAGCTTCAAAGGCAAATCCAACCAGCCCATCGTGATCTCTACCTGGGACCATGGCATGCCCGCCAACGATGCCGCCTGGCAGGTGCTGGCAGCACAGGGCCACGCCTTGGATGCAGTGGAGGCCGGTGTCCGGATTCCGGAGGCAGACCCCAAGGTACGCACCGTAGGCTACGGCGGCTATCCTGACCGCGAGGGACACGTTACGCTGGATGCCTGCATAATGGACAAAGAAGGGAACTGCGGCTCGGTCGCTTTTCTGGAACACATCAAGCACCCTATTTCGGTGGCCCGCAAGGTAATGGAAGAGACGCCTCACGTGATGCTCGTAGGCGAAGGCGCGCTGCAGTTTGCCCTTGCTCAGGGGTTTGAGAAAGAGAACCTGCTTACCCCGGAATCTGAAAAAGACTGGCAGAACTGGCTGAAGGAATCAAAGTATAAGCCGGTCATCAACATCGAAAACCATGACACCATCGGGATGCTGGCGCTGGATGCCCATGGCAACCTGGCCGGCGCCTGCACCACCAGCGGCGCTGCTTACAAAATGCACGGCCGCGTGGGCGACTCACCCATCATCGGGGCCGGTTTGTTTGTCGACAACGAAGTGGGTGGCGCAACGGCCACCGGGCTTGGTGAAGCTGTGGTGCGCATGGTGGGCAGCCACCTGGTTGTAGAGCTCATGCGACAGGGCCACGCCCCCGAGAAAGCCTGCCGGCTGGCAGTTGAACGCATCGTTTCGAAGCAAAAGAATGTCAAGGACCTGCAGGTCGGCTTTATTGCCCTGAACAAACAAGGCGAGTATGGCGGTTACTGTATCCAGAAAGGCTTTAACTATGCGGTGCGCGACAAGCGGGTGAACAAACTTATCGACGCCAAAAGCAGCATGTAA
- a CDS encoding nucleotidyltransferase family protein: MQKPSLLILAAGMATRYGGLKQLEPFGPNGETIIDYSVYDALRAGFGKVILVIREAMEAEFKKGLLHRLPANLPVTYVFQELDVLPPGYSVPPNRLKPWGTGHAVWVAAPKVQEPFAVLNGDDFYGYESFQLAADFLLKNKNEHEYALAGYQLANTLSENGPVSRGICALDEAGYLTALSEYTHIARTPTGIMVQDPGSTPIRLQGDEIVSMNLMAFKPTLFPYLTQHLETFLQENSDNPKAELYLPKVVNALIQAGDARVKVLPTPEKWFGVTYPEDKTEVIRNLANLIQAGVYPANLWGTASVADL; encoded by the coding sequence ATGCAAAAACCCAGCTTACTTATTCTGGCTGCCGGAATGGCCACCCGCTATGGCGGCTTAAAGCAACTGGAGCCCTTTGGCCCGAACGGAGAGACCATTATCGACTACTCGGTTTATGACGCGTTAAGAGCTGGGTTCGGCAAGGTTATTCTCGTGATCAGGGAAGCGATGGAAGCGGAATTTAAAAAAGGACTGCTTCACCGGCTCCCCGCCAATCTGCCTGTTACCTATGTTTTTCAGGAGCTGGACGTACTGCCGCCGGGCTATTCTGTACCCCCAAACCGGCTGAAGCCCTGGGGAACGGGCCATGCCGTGTGGGTAGCGGCCCCGAAAGTGCAGGAGCCTTTTGCCGTGCTAAATGGCGATGATTTTTACGGCTATGAATCTTTCCAGCTAGCCGCTGATTTCCTGCTGAAAAATAAAAATGAGCATGAATATGCTCTGGCCGGTTACCAACTGGCGAATACCCTGTCGGAGAACGGCCCGGTTTCCAGGGGCATCTGCGCCCTGGACGAGGCTGGTTACCTGACGGCTTTATCCGAGTATACCCATATTGCCCGGACACCTACTGGTATTATGGTGCAGGACCCCGGCAGCACGCCAATTCGCCTGCAGGGCGATGAGATTGTATCGATGAACCTGATGGCCTTTAAACCCACGCTGTTCCCTTATTTAACCCAGCATCTCGAAACATTTCTGCAAGAGAACAGCGACAACCCCAAAGCAGAGCTTTACCTGCCGAAAGTGGTGAATGCGCTGATACAGGCAGGCGATGCGCGCGTAAAAGTGCTGCCCACACCTGAAAAATGGTTCGGGGTTACCTATCCGGAAGACAAAACCGAAGTTATCCGGAACCTGGCAAACCTGATCCAGGCGGGGGTATACCCAGCCAACTTATGGGGAACAGCATCCGTCGCGGACCTGTGA
- a CDS encoding copper homeostasis protein CutC gives MPEQVLIEICVDAAQAAVAAQQGGARRVELCAGLVEGGTTPSAGLIALTRQSITIGLHVLIRPRRGDFLYTDLEFEIMKQDIRVARQLGADGVVTGILQADGHIDMPRMQELVALAAPMSVTFHRAFDLAADPYKALDDLLALKIPRLLTSGQKATAFEGTPLIAELVRRAGDQLVIMPGGGVNEQNIREIVSNTGVTEIHTSARSRSESAMIFRRADVSMSGTQELSEYELLAADAARVSCLRQAAVSV, from the coding sequence ATGCCGGAGCAAGTATTAATCGAAATCTGTGTTGATGCTGCCCAGGCGGCAGTAGCTGCCCAGCAGGGAGGTGCTAGGCGCGTGGAGCTTTGTGCCGGCCTGGTGGAGGGCGGCACGACACCCTCTGCCGGCCTGATTGCGCTTACCCGCCAAAGTATAACGATCGGGCTACACGTGCTCATCCGCCCCCGAAGAGGAGACTTTCTGTATACGGATCTTGAGTTTGAGATCATGAAACAGGACATCCGGGTAGCCAGGCAACTGGGAGCAGACGGCGTGGTGACCGGCATTTTGCAGGCAGACGGCCACATCGACATGCCGCGCATGCAGGAACTGGTGGCGCTTGCCGCGCCGATGAGCGTAACCTTTCACCGGGCCTTCGACCTGGCTGCTGATCCTTACAAAGCCCTGGATGACCTGCTGGCTCTGAAAATACCCCGTTTACTAACCTCAGGACAAAAAGCAACGGCCTTTGAAGGAACTCCTCTGATTGCGGAGCTCGTCCGCAGAGCCGGCGACCAGCTGGTGATCATGCCAGGCGGAGGCGTAAACGAGCAGAATATCCGGGAGATCGTTAGCAACACAGGGGTAACAGAAATTCATACATCTGCCCGAAGCAGGTCCGAAAGCGCCATGATTTTCCGCAGAGCGGATGTTTCCATGTCCGGCACACAGGAGCTGAGCGAATATGAACTGCTGGCTGCCGATGCAGCCAGAGTAAGCTGCCTCCGCCAGGCTGCCGTCAGCGTGTAG